From Triticum urartu cultivar G1812 chromosome 2, Tu2.1, whole genome shotgun sequence, a single genomic window includes:
- the LOC125541115 gene encoding uncharacterized protein LOC125541115 → MAAKVLQLRSADGKVLVAPAWDYRPAAAQARPLEMRVPSRALERVLQYWTKHSLAKASGESRESLARWDADFQRRLQEDGLAKEAAAAVQELRHHGVHHGGRPRRHAATGASGVAAPATAARADPVRAWCQLVHHLKGVDHGEPSPAPTAPIAFHASDVAVAARPGPATTLPAAAGTEPVSVRCAIRARGRQMAQDEESACHHRKRPASKAPLCLPATTVAPVKKVSRPVASKARSFVGSTPLPVTAAAPGVKKTAPASTLRARRGMGELSCKVPKQNQSPLPVIAVAAPRKQPIPWLRPVVLRLP, encoded by the coding sequence ATGGCGGCCAAGGTGCTCCAGCTCCGCAGCGCCGACGGCAAGGTGCTCGTCGCTCCGGCGTGGGACTATCGCCCGGCCGCCGCCCAAGCCCGCCCGCTGGAGATGCGGGTGCCCTCGCGCGCCCTCGAGAGGGTGCTCCAGTACTGGACCAAGCACAGCCTGGCCAAGGCCTCCGGTGAGTCCCGGGAGTCCCTCGCCCGCTGGGACGCCGACTTCCAGCGCCGTCTCCAGGAAGACGGCCTCGCCAAGGAGGCCGCCGCAGCCGTCCAAGAACTCCGCCACCACGGCGTCCACCACGGAGGGCGTCCCCGTCGCCACGCCGCCACGGGCGCATCTGGTGTCGCTGCTCCAGCCACCGCCGCTCGTGCTGATCCCGTCCGTGCCTGGTGCCAACTCGTTCACCACCTCAAGGGTGTCGACCACGGAGAACCTAGCCCAGCACCGACGGCGCCCATCGCTTTCCATGCCTCCGATGTTGCCGTCGCCGCGCGCCCTGGGCCTGCCACCACCTTGCCGGCCGCTGCTGGCACTGAGCCCGTTAGTGTCCGGTGCGCCATCCGTGCCCGTGGACGCCAGATGGCTCAAGACGAGGAGTCCGCTTGCCACCACCGCAAGCGCCCGGCTTCCAAGGCTCCACTCTGCCTGCCTGCCACTACTGTTGCGCCCGTGAAGAAGGTCTCTCGTCCCGTCGCTTCCAAGGCTCGCTCTTTCGTCGGCTCAACACCATTGCCTGTCACTGCTGCTGCGCCCGGTGTGAAGAAGACGGCTCCAGCTTCAACTCTGCGCGCAAGAAGGGGGATGGGGGAGCTCAGCTGCAAGGTTCCGAAGCAAAACCAATCGCCATTGCCTGTCATTGCTGTTGCAGCACCAAGGAAGCAACCAATTCCTTGGCTGCGTCCAGTGGTATTACGCCTTCCCTAG